A section of the Rhodobacter sp. genome encodes:
- a CDS encoding TrkH family potassium uptake protein — protein sequence MRPGLASVPPLVALVGAAGILMLVPALKAALDGQASLARDFFYWALICLALASFVAIALAGRPSRARGQGPFPLLAAVYLLLPAVMALPLAEALPQMRLVDAWFEMISSFTTTGASLIELPRRVPEAVHLWRGMAGWLGGLFIVSAATALLAPLRLGGFEMLRRHPGTVARGANNGPGARLMAHGAVVLPAFAGLTLALWLILTLLGVPGFDALMQAMAVLSTSGILPRETLGNVGLMPEIVIFAFLCLALSRRFLPGHGARQRALVRDPELWTAAVLVALVTLFVVARHWAGAFEAREGENLPAMGRAAWGAAFTALSFLTTTGFVDQDWIASRAWSGLTPPGLVLMSVALLGGGVATTAGGIKLLRLYALGRLSRFELMRMIYPSMVIGGNEYDRFLATTAARSAWLFAMVFALTSVVVVALLLFSGMSLETAMIFSIAALTNCGQLVQVAGDLPLYWVLLSDPARLVLAVAMILGRLEILVLLAAILDRSRRH from the coding sequence ATGCGCCCCGGCCTCGCGTCTGTCCCGCCGCTCGTGGCGCTGGTCGGCGCGGCCGGGATCCTGATGCTGGTCCCGGCGTTGAAGGCTGCGCTCGACGGGCAGGCCAGCCTGGCGCGCGATTTCTTCTATTGGGCGCTGATCTGCCTGGCGCTGGCCAGTTTCGTGGCCATCGCCCTGGCCGGACGCCCGTCGCGCGCCCGCGGGCAGGGGCCCTTTCCGCTGCTGGCGGCGGTCTATCTGCTCTTGCCGGCGGTGATGGCGCTGCCCCTGGCCGAGGCCCTGCCGCAGATGCGGCTGGTGGACGCCTGGTTCGAGATGATCTCCAGTTTCACCACCACCGGCGCCTCGCTGATCGAACTGCCGCGCCGCGTCCCCGAGGCGGTGCACCTTTGGCGGGGCATGGCCGGTTGGCTGGGCGGATTGTTCATCGTCTCGGCGGCAACGGCGCTGCTGGCACCGCTCAGGCTGGGCGGGTTCGAAATGCTGCGCCGCCACCCCGGCACCGTGGCGCGCGGCGCCAACAACGGGCCCGGCGCGCGGCTGATGGCGCATGGCGCGGTCGTGCTGCCGGCCTTTGCCGGGCTGACGCTGGCGCTGTGGCTGATCCTGACCCTGTTGGGCGTGCCCGGGTTCGACGCGCTGATGCAGGCGATGGCGGTGCTGTCCACCTCGGGCATCCTGCCGCGCGAGACACTGGGCAACGTCGGTCTGATGCCCGAGATCGTGATCTTCGCCTTTCTGTGCCTCGCCCTCAGCCGGAGGTTCCTGCCGGGGCATGGTGCGCGGCAGCGCGCGCTCGTGCGCGATCCCGAACTCTGGACCGCGGCGGTTCTGGTCGCGCTGGTCACCTTGTTCGTCGTCGCCCGGCATTGGGCCGGCGCCTTCGAGGCCCGCGAGGGCGAGAACCTGCCCGCCATGGGGCGCGCGGCCTGGGGAGCGGCGTTCACCGCGCTGTCCTTTCTGACCACGACCGGGTTCGTCGATCAGGACTGGATCGCAAGCCGCGCCTGGTCGGGGCTGACCCCGCCGGGGCTGGTGTTGATGTCGGTGGCCCTGCTGGGCGGCGGTGTCGCCACCACCGCGGGCGGGATCAAGCTGCTGCGGCTTTACGCGCTGGGGCGGCTCAGCCGGTTCGAACTGATGCGCATGATCTATCCGTCCATGGTGATCGGCGGCAACGAATACGACCGCTTTCTGGCCACCACGGCGGCGCGCTCGGCCTGGTTGTTCGCGATGGTCTTTGCGCTGACCTCGGTCGTGGTGGTGGCGCTGTTGCTGTTCAGTGGCATGAGCCTGGAAACGGCGATGATCTTCAGCATCGCGGCGCTGACCAACTGCGGGCAACTGGTGCAGGTGGCGGGCGATCTGCCGCTCTATTGGGTGCTGCTGTCCGATCCGGCGCGCCTGGTGCTGGCGGTGGCGATGATTCTCGGCCGGCTCGAAATCCTGGTGCTGCTGGCCGCGATCCTGGACCGCTCGCGCCGTCACTGA
- the hfq gene encoding RNA chaperone Hfq, producing MAVDKQNLQDAFLNHVRKNKVPVTIFLINGVKLLGVITWFDNFCVLLRREGQSQLVYKHAISTIMPGQPISLYNGED from the coding sequence ATGGCCGTCGACAAACAGAACTTGCAGGACGCTTTCCTGAACCATGTGCGCAAGAACAAGGTTCCCGTGACGATTTTCCTGATCAACGGGGTCAAACTTCTTGGCGTCATCACCTGGTTCGACAACTTCTGCGTCCTCTTGCGCCGCGAGGGGCAAAGCCAGCTTGTCTACAAACACGCCATCTCGACCATCATGCCGGGCCAGCCGATCTCGCTCTACAACGGCGAGGATTGA